CTCTTTAAATGTATACAAAAACATCCATGAATGCTGGTTAATTACAGATAAGAAGCTATTCTTCTTAAAATAATGATTTACCAACATAAATGCCGAAAACAAATCTGCTTTCCCAATACTATAATTTTCTTTTAAGTAATCACTTAAAAATCTCGTCATTTTACTTGACCCCATATAAGGCGGATTCATCACCACAACATCATATTCATTTCGCATAATCTTCGTTTGATGAATCAATGCCGGCAATACTTGTTTCGCTATCTCATGTTGCTCGCCATAAAATAAATCTTTAACTGGGTTGTTCTGAATTTTTTCAAGTCGCTCTTCAATAAACGAAATATCACGTTCCGTAATATTAATTAATGAACCATATGTTTTCGCATTATGATATTGATCAAAGAAAGCTTTTACGTGGTTGTATTGATCACCTACTTCTTGCTGTGCAATATACGCAATAACATCTTCTGAAATATGATTTGTTTCCTGAATCGATGCTAATTTTAGTTGAATACCTTCACGTTCTACACTACGTAAGAAGCGTTTCGAATACGAAGTGGCTTTCATTACTACCGCAAATGCAGCTAATTGATACGCACGGTCATCAATATCTAAACCATATAAGTTATTTTCTAAAATCAGGCGTGGGATATCACGTTCTGGGTAGCCGCACTTCTCATAAATTTCATAGAATACTTCAAATGCGTACACTAAAATATGTCCACTACCCATTGCTGGATCTAGTAGCTTAATGTCTTCTACTTTTAATTCTTTGTTCACAAACGGTGCAATTTTTTCATGAAAGTCTGCTTCTTCGTGTTTGATGAAATATTCCCAGTTATCGATTAAATCTTCGTCTTCTCGATGTGCTTCTGTCCAATAACGGCCAAGTGAGTTTTGTACCATGTATTGTACAATCCATTTTGGTGTGAATAGCTGTGTTGCAAAAGGGATTTCTTCTTTTTTATACTTCGATTTTTGCGCAAATACACGGTCTTTTTCTTCAGCGATATAATATTGATACAACCAACCAATCACTTCAATTTCAGAGAAGCTTTCTGTTAGTTCTTCACTTTGTACTAATGTTTTAATAACTGATTCTGCATCTAATAAGAAGTCCGGTAATAGTAACTCTGTATAATCCTGAATCTGTTCAAACATAAACGGCAAAATGCGATTTAACGCATTACATTGTGCCACAAATAAAATACGGTATGCCGCCTCTGTATTACCAGCATTAATTAGCTCGCGTATTTCTTCGTATTTGATAGTTAAATCCATCGTGTCATATTCAAATAAAATATCCGGATCCACTCGCCCGACACTACTTGATAACACATTCACTCGCTCTGGTAAGTATTCATGTACTTCCATATAACGAATAGCGATAATTCGGTTAAACCAAGTGTACGCTGCTTCTTCAAGTAATTGCCTATAGCCTTTTTGTTCAAACTGCTTTTGTAATGCTGAAAATGCAGTTTTCATTGATAGTGAGTACGTTTGACCGTTAATCAGTAATTGTCCAAACTGTTCTTCGATATGTAAACCGTTGTTTTCATCAATTCCGTATAGCAGTGCTTTTGTCTTGACTTGTTCGATTAACTTACGACGTGACTGTGTCGCAAAGTTTTTAAGTGCTGTTTTGTTCATAATTTGCTCACCTCTTATTAAATAAAGGAAGGGGAAATCCCCTCCCTTTTATAAATCAAATTTCAACGTGTTATCTTTTAACTCTTTTAAAAGCTGCTGCTTTAGCTCTGCCAATAAGTCATCTAACTCTGATTGCGTTTGGATTTCTGTTTTCACTAACATGCCGCGCAATATTTGTGTTGAAATGACCTTCGTACCTTTTTCGCGTATAACTAGCGGTGGAATAGTGCCAGTTGGTGTTACATCTACTGGATTTACTACTACACGAAGCAATTCATCTTCTTTCTGTTTTGCCGCTTGTTGAATTTGTGCTGTCACATCGCGAAGCTCACTTAATTTCATTTGAATCTTAATTAAACTATCAGCTACTACGAGTTGTTGCTGTGCATTTGTAAATCGAGACATCCTTTCAGCAATTAAGCTACTTACCGCTTCGTTATTTGAATAGTATTCTTGAAGCTCACTTAATTTTTGCTCTAGCTGTTCAATTTGTTTACCTACTGCTTGCTTTTGTTCCACAACTTCTTTCTCAATCGCTTGTTGTAGTTTTTCAATGGTTTCCGGTATTAAAGGAATAACCTTGTATGGTTCTGACTTTACTAAAATATCTGTTAGCTTCTTTTTCAATAACTTTACTTCATCCGACTGTGTATGAGCTAAATCATTTTGGACTTTAGTCAAAAATTGTACAGCCTCATCAAAACGTTCAATTGGCGTCTTAAAATAAAAGCTAATTAGCCCTTCTAATTTTTTTAGAGACCCATCCAGGTCATCCTCAGCTTCAATAAATGTCCTTACTAATCGCTCAGGATCACGAATTTGTAATAAACGTATGATTTCATTTTTTAATGACGTTACTAGTGAATATTCCGGATAAGGATATTGTGAAGAAATAGCTTGCTTGTAACGATTTTCAATATTCTCAAGTGGCTCAATGAAGTTTTTATTCATTACAATTGTTAAAGCATTTGCAAATTCTTGATAAGAGTCACCACAATCCAGTCGCCCGAATAATTTTCTATATATACCAGTGAAGTCTCGACGTACTTTCGGATCAACTTCAATTTCTGGTACCACACGGATTTTATCACGATCTGTTGCACGATTTAATTTTGTATAAAAGTCCGCTGCTATAGCTGGGCTAAATAGTTCATCTGTAATCGTAAATTTCAATTTACTATCATGTAATAATGCTAACAAAATACCGATTGTATCAACTTCCGTCCATCCATATGGAACTAGGCTGTATTTCTCAAGCACTTCTTTTAACGATGGCTTTTGATGTAAATTAATCAGTTCTTCTAAATAGCGAAGCACTTCATTGTAAGCTCGAATATTCCCTGTTGTATTCAATAAATCTTGTTGAATACCTTGTTCATATAGACGTTTCCATTCCGTCGTCACATTCTTCATCGGAATTGGCTCATCGATATATTCTAAATACTTATATGTGTTTTGTACGAGCATTTCAAATGCATCATTTACTTGCTTTTCAAAGCTACCACGGAATATACGCTCCTGCATTTGAATATAAAATATTGCTGATTCGCACGCTTTTGCTAATAGCTCTTTTGCTTTTCTATCATAATCATCGACACTTGCTAATTTCGTATCATAAATACGGTGCTGGGCTTGTGTCGTACTTGGGTTACGCTTTGCAGATACATAACGACGAATTTGCTCTGATAAACGAATGGCTTCTTCCGCCTCTGCCACTAGATCTTCGTTTAAATACACAACCATTTGTCCTTCAACAGATTGCAAAGCCGCTTCTGCTGTTGACATAAAGCCTGTAATAACTTGCATGGTTAACGGATATTTCATATTCGATTTTGAATAGTTATCAAAGCGTTTATTATATTCAAAAATAAAGCCTTTGCTGTTTGTAAATTTTGCTTTATCGTACATTTCAGAGAAAAATGTCTCTGCTAAGTTTGCCTTGATGATACTCACATTAATGTCTACATTTCGTATCTCACTATTAATTTCTTGTTCCTCGTCAGAAAGGAATGAATACGTACCGTCCGCATGCTTTTCAATGAACATCGTTTGCTCTAAACGATTTAACGATTCTTTAATCGCTGTTTCGTTTTGCTCAGCATCGATGCGTGTTAGCAGTAGCGCTGCAATATTATTTGGTGTTGCTTGGATGTGGTCAACGCCTTTGATTAGATAAAGGACCTTTAAAATATCAACATCTGCTGCATATAATCCTTCATTATTAATAGATCGGCTTTCTGCTTTCGTAATCGTTTGCACAATCGTTGACTCTAAGTGCTGACGAATCGTTGGATAAAATTCAGCCATTGTTACTAATGTGCCAAGCTCATCATAATTATGCTTAATCGCTGCATCTTGGAACGATTTCAATAATGAACGTTCCCCACGTGACGCGTATGAAGTTCCTTCACCATGAATACCGATTTTCTCAAGTACAGCTTGTAATAGTTCTACTTGATACGGAACGAACGGATAAATGGCAACAAACTCATCTGTTGATCGATACGCTGAACGATATTGTGTTTTCTCTTTATCAAAAGATAAGCGGTTGCGAATTAATTGCTCATTCGGCTCATACATCGTTTCTAATGTTTTTGTACCCGTTCCTGACTTTTCGAGTAAACGACGCTTTAATACTTCATCAGTATTGGAACTCGATAGATTAATACGTGTTTTGAAGCGGCCTTGGATTTTCGAGAAGCTCGTTGTATCGACTACGTTTGCTACGGATTTAATGCTTTCTTGCGATGTAATGGCTACCCAAGCTTGTCCATTTGCAGCAGCACCGATTTCTTCCACTACATTTTGTAAGTCCAACATTAAATTGTTGTCCATACCGATGTATTGACCTACTTCGTCGATTAGGAAAACTAAACGGTAGTCCGAGCCTTTTGACCCGCAATATTGCGCAATTAATTGCCCTAATTCTTTTGCCGAAATTGAAAATTCTGAGTGTATATTTCTAACTAAAAAATCGGCTGAAACTTTGTCATAACCTAGTTCTTCTAATGCTCTTATCATTTTCCCCATTCTAGAACGATATTTAATTCGAAACTTCTGCCATGGTTCATCATACATTTCTTCAATTTTTAAACAAAAAGATCCATAATTATTATCCATAGCAAGTTGACGTTCAAAGTCTGCGATCCATAATGTCGTAGAATATCCTAAATGTTCATTGAACATGCGTAAAACCACTTCAATAATAGTTTCTTTTTTCACCTGATTTGTTTTTGTAGCTGATTCAGCACCTAAATTAAAAAGTAATGCATCTGAAGGTTTTTCACCTATGTTTTTCATAATACGTAAAAGATCTTCGTCTTCCACTTTATCTTTAAAGAATTCATAGGGTTCTATTCCATTAATTCTTTTTCCATCTAATAGATATGAAAGAATTTTTAAAAAGTGTGATTTACCTGAACCAAAAAATCCTGAAATCCAAATTCCAATATCTTTTGAAGGTGTCTTATATACATCTTGATAATTTCTATAAAACTCTTTAATATTATCTAAAATCTCTGTTGTTACAACATACTCTTTTAATTCTGTATAAATTGTATTCTGATCCATTTGTCCAGCTTGAACAACACCATTAATTGGACGATTAATATCCTCTTTAAATATATCTTTAATTATCATGTTTACACCTCTAAGAAATTCTTGTTATTTGATATTCATCTTCGTGATTAAATCGACTAAACAAACGTAAATCTAATCCAGAAAAATATCCTGGATAAAACAAAATCAATGGAGTTCGATAAGCATTATTTGACAACTTTTTCAAAAGATGACTAGATCGAATAAATGGATGTACAGTTCCTACACCTGTAATAAACACCAAATCCGCTTCACCTACATTTTCAATAAATGTATCAATTAATAAATGTCGGTCCTCTAAAACTGGCTGAATAGCTAATAATAACTCTTCAACCCCTTCTTCATTGGCCATCTCTTTTAAATCTTCTAAATCGTCTTCAAATAACGCAAGTAAGAATTCAAACAAATTAATCTCCTTAATATTTAATGGTGTACGTTTTAGTAAACCTTCTATATATATACGTACAATCAATTCATCTTCTGCTGGATAATCGAATACAAAATGTGGAATTTCACTACCAATTCCTGTTGGCGTAGTAAAACCCTCTTGATGAATACGAGCTTCTAATTGCTCTAATCTTTTATAAATCGTCAATATTTCCACCTACCTCTAACGTAATTATTGATGCTAATAAGCTATCCTTTTTTAAAGCGTATTCTTTTAACTGTGAACTCACATGCAATGGGGCAATTGTATATGCATCTTTATTTAGGTCAATTATACCACTCATCCTGTATAATAATAGAAGTGTGTTGTTGATCTTTTTCTTAGAAACAATACTCCAACTCGCAATTTTGTCAGATTGCTGCTCTTTATCTTCCATATAGAAATTCATATGCGCTAAAGTTAATTGTTTATTCTTATGCTGATATCGATAAACAACTAATTCATAAAAATTTTCATAGGCGAAACGATTGGTTTTTAAAAGTGTATATAAGATTAAAGCTTTTTGATCGTACTTAGTTCCTTTTAAATAGAGGCTTCTTAATTCGTCAGACAGGCTGATTGCTCTTTTAAAAGCCAACTGAAACCTTTTCTGAAGTGCAGACTCACTTTTCACTAAAAATGGATTTTTATTTAATACAATTTCTCGAATCTCATTTCGATTCAATCCTTGTTCTAATAAGGTTAAAACATACTCGATGTCTTGCTGATACCATCTTTCACTTGTTATCCCTGCTGAGTATTCCAATTTATGACCCCCATCTTTGTTCTTACTACAAGTATAACGATTCCAGAGACAATTGAAAAATTGATTAATTTATATTTCAAAAAAGGAAGCCTAACTATTAATTACACATATAATTTATAATACCATTTGAATAGATGTATAAATAAGGATAAACTTGGCATTGAAATGATGATAAACCTATTTCTATATTAATACTATAAATTCACCAAACCGATATCTTAAATTATTAATATTACACTTTACTTTCTTGAAAAAATGTTATAGTATATATTCAAATCAATACTAACAAGGGAAAACCCCATTTTTTTTAAGGCAGTAGCTTATCGCTATACTGTCCTTATTAAAAATGGGGTTTTTTTGTGATTTGGAGGAATTTATAAATAGATATCAATTTTGCAAAAGAAAAGCTAAATGCACTTCGTTACAAAAATGAACCTAATTTCAAACGAGGATACTTTGGATACCTAAATGAACATGTTACTTAATTTTTTGTCGCAAAGGTAGATAAAGCAATTAAATTCCACTTAGAAGGTGAACATATTATGCAAAATAATAATAAAGAATTTCCAAATGAATGGATGGATCTAAAAACAGCAGCCGCATATTTAAACATCTCTTATAAAACTTTAATGACGTTCCGACCAATGGGATTAGAAATCGCGGAAATTGGTAGGTTACGTCGAGTATCTAAAACAGCACTGGATGAGTTTATGCGACAAAATAGCTTTTAAATTTTCGGGCGGAAGTGCTTGGTATATTTAGGTGATAGCTTATCCCCACTGCTCTACTTTCAAACAAATATATTAATAAAAATAAAAAATCGGAGGAATTAATCATGACAATTCAATCAAAATTTAACCCAGCAATTAAATCTTACAACTTAAAAGATGGGAGTACACTTTATCGTTTCACAGCATACCTAGGAGTTGATCAACTTACAGGTAAAGATAAAATTGTAACTCGCAGCAAATTTCCGACACCAAAGCAGGCACAGATTGCATTAGATAAACTTAAGTATGAATTTAATAACGGACAAGTTCCCGAAAATAATCGTAAATCATTTGTTGACGTGCATAAAGAATGGGATGTCCTATACAAGGACTCAGGAATAGTAATGAGTACGTACTCGAAAACTGAGGGCTATTTCAAAAATCATATCCTCCCTTACTTTGGAGATATGAAAGTTGCAAAAATTACGGTAAGACATTGTGAAGATTTCGGTTTACAACTATCAAAAAAGTTGAAGTATTTTCATCACATCATTAATTATGCATCTGATGTAATGGATGCGGCAGTGCGATATAAATATATCAATTCAAATCCTTTTAAAAGTGCAAAAATCCCGAATGAGCAAGTTCAGGAGCAAATTGATAACTATTTAGACATTAAAGATTTCAAAACTTTATTAGACTACTGCAAGAAACTAGATTTAAAATCTTATGCCTTGCTTCGTCTTCTTATGTTTACAGGTATGCGAAAGGGAGAACTTACCCCTTTAACTTGGTCCGACATTGATTTTTCCGAACAGACATTAGATATATACGAAGCGTTCTCCTACTCGAAATACAACAAAGGTAATAATATAGGAGTACCAAAAGGAAAACTCAGTCGGATTATTGTTTTGGATGAAAAAACATTAGATGTGCTAAAAGAATGGCAACAGGAACAAAAGAAACTTTTTGTTCAAATTGGAATTCCTATTAAATCGCCAGATCAACAATTGGTATTTAGCAATTCAGTTAATAACTTTATAAAACAAGATTATTCCAATCAGTTATTGCATAAAGCGATAAAGGTTCTTAATATTAAATTTATTACTGTACATGGCTTACGACATATTCACGCTACCCAATTAACTGAAGCTGAAGCGAGTTCAATCGGAATTCAACAAAGATTAGGACACGTTAGAAAAAAAAATACGACAGAACTTTTTTATATCCATGTTACTAAAAAGGTGAAATTTAATACTCTAAATTCTCTATTAGCTTACCTAGGCGAAAATGATATTTATTAATATAGTGAATTCAAAGACTTAAGTAATCCCCTTATCTTTAAGATAAACAATCCCAATATCCGATCCCAATCCGAAAATAACTCAATGAGTGGAAATTTTGAGAATACATGACGTAGATTAATAAAAAGCACTTAGAATAATCATTAGTGATCTCTAAGTGCTTTTTCTCTTCTCTCATTTGCCCAGCCTTTTAAAATACAATATAATTTTAATCGTAGTATTCAATACTACAACCTCAAAGTCTCCGTAAGCACGAACTTGGAGGTTTTACACAATGACAACGATTAAAATTTACACATTAAAAAACAACGAAAAGCGCTATAAATTCCACGTGTATATTGGTGTCGATCCATTAACAGGTAAAGAGAAAACGACTACTAGAAGTGGATTTAAAACAAAGCGAGAAGCAAAAGTGGCACTTGCACAAATTCAACAAGAAATTCGGAATGGAACTTTTCGAAAACAATCCGCGGAATCATATTTAGATGTCTACAAATTATGGATGGAGCAATATGAAAACACTGTGGAAGATAGTACATTACTAAAAACTGAGCGGATCTTCAAAAATCATATCCTCCCAAGCTTTGGGGATTATAAAATCGCTAAAATTGATGCAGCAATTTGCCAAAAGCATGTGAATCAATGGGCAAAAAAACTGCAACGATTCCGGATGATTAAAAATTATGCGGCTTTAGTTATTAAATACGCCATTAAGCATGGTTTAATCGATAAAAACCCCTTCGACTTAGTTGAAATGCCCGTCATTAAATTAAAAATTAATTTAGATGACGAAGAGGATGAGTATGAAAACTTCTATACGCGGGAGCAATTGATTCAGTTTTTACAATGTGTTGAGCAAGGCAATAATTTGAAACGTTTTGCACTATTCCACCTGCTTGCTTTTTCAGGAATGCGAAAAGGAGAAGCTTTTGCACTTCAATGGAAGGACATCGACTTTGATGCACAAGAGATTCGTATAACTAAAGCTGTAAAGCGCGGAAAATTAGGTTTATACTTAGGCCCGACAAAGAATGGCGAGTCACGGACGATTAAAATAGATGAAAAAACGTTTGACCTATTAAAACAATGGAAAATTGAACAAGCAGAGGTGTATAAATCAAAGGGTTTTAATACGAATACTAAAAAGCAGTTAGTGTTTTCAAATGAACAAAATGTGCTACTAGATCCAAATAAAACAGTTCAATGGCTTTCAACAGTTTTTCAAAAACATAACCTTGAGTATATTACTACACATGGGCTACGCCACACACATTGTTCATTACTGTTTGAAGCTGGAGCAACAATCAAAGAGGTACAATACCGCCTTGGTCATAAAGATGTAAAAACAACATTAGAGGTTTATGCTCACGTGACAAAAAAAGCAAAAGCAGAAACAATCAATAAGTTTACAAACTTCATGACTACACCTGAAAAAGAGTAATTACTAACAAAGGATTAACAAAGGTTAATAAGGTTTTTAATAAGGATTCAATCCAATTCAGTACAACTCAAAGGCATTAAAAAAGTGCCACAAACGTTGATTTAACAACGTTTGTGACACTCAGTGAAATTCAGTACATTTCACAGTATGGAGACGGCGGGAGTCGAACCCGCGTCCAGAAGCTCCAATACGCCGGCTTCTACGCGTGTAGTTTGTCTACTTACAGTTCGCGAGTTCTTATGCCGACAAACAGGCGTCCGAATCGCTAACCTGGAAATCTCTTACCGCTGACTCAGGTGGCACCAGCGATCGTATCCCACTAAAGTTGGGCCCGACGTACTGCACATGGGCGATGCAGAGGCCGAGCGCTCACGAGCTTACGCTGCGAAAGCTAAGTTTTGTTGTTTGCCAGTTATTATATAACTTCCGTTGATGACGAAGACGAGACCTCCGACGCGCGACCAGAGCTTGAACCACCCCTGTCGAATCCGTAACGTCCCCGAAGTATAAGACTCCGAGTGTTTCGGAAAGAGTATTAAATACTCTTAAAACGTATACCGTATGAGTAGGCATACACTGGCTAGTAAAATAAATTATATGACAAAAATAGCGTGTGCGCAAGTAAATACACCGAAATTATGCGTTGCCAAAGTTTGGCCGAGCTACCTTTACAAATGATAAAGGCACGACAAAATTCCCTCTCAAACCATTAGAACAACACATTTCACTTCAAATGCGCGAGATGATGACTTTTCTTAAATTGATTTCATAAAAATACTTCCCACCCCAACAAGAAAAGGGGCTGCTCGAAAAGTAAATACTTTTCGAGCAGTGCTTCGTTCATGTATTTATTATCCGCTGCAGGCGGTGCTTCTGCGGTGGTCGAAATAAAATTTCCACCATCCTCGGCGCAAAGGAGGTGTCCCAGAATCACTTCTCGGACACCCCCCTTTACAACTACTATTATAGTTGGCGTTCCTTGAAAGCACGTTCCATATCACGCTTGGCTTCTTTTTTCTTCATGTCGTTACGTTTATCGTAATCTTTCTTACCTTTTGCAAGACCGATTAATAGCTTTGCGTAGCCGTCTTTAATATAAATTTTTAACGGAACGATTGTGTAACCATCGCGTTTGACTGCGCCGATTAGCTCATTGATTTGCTTCTTATGTAACAGCAATTTGCGCTCGCGTAACGGATCGTGGTTGAAGCGGTTCCCTTGGTCGAACGCTGAAATGTGCATATTGCGAATCCATGCTTCTCCATCGCGAATGCTGACGTACGATTCCTTTAACTGCACATGTGCACCGCGCACCGATTTAATTTCCGTACCCGTTAGTACCATGCCCGCCTCAATTGTTTCTTCAATAAAGTAATCATGGCTCGCCTTTTTGTTTTGTGCCAAAACCTTGCCTGTGCCTTTTGCCATCTAGTATACACCTCTACTTATAGAAGGCGTGCTATAGCAATATCGCCATAGCAAACAGCCTTATTTCTTCTTACCTTTTTTCTTTTTGCCTTTTGCGATACCTTCGTAGAACTTTGGCTTATCGCTTGCTTTGCCATCTTTGCGGCGACCGCGTGGATCACGTTCAGATGTGCCTGTGCGCTTCTCTTTTTCAGGTCGTTTCTTGCTTTCCCCGCGCGATTTACGGTCACGCTTCTCGCCAGTACGCTCCTGATCCTTACGACGTCCACCTTCGCGACGGCCCGCATGAATCACTTTCGACGTTTGACGGCGAGCTGGGCGTGCATTTGAAACCATATCAACAATTTCAAAATCAACTGAAGATTCTTCAATAACTACATTCGCCACGCGAATCTTCACTTCATCGCCAATACGGAATTGACGACCTGTACGCTCACCGATCATCATCAGATGGCGCTCTTCAAAACGATAATAATCATCCGTCATGTTCGAAATATGCACTAAGCCCTCAACCGTGTTGTCCAGCT
This portion of the Solibacillus daqui genome encodes:
- the brxC gene encoding BREX system P-loop protein BrxC — encoded protein: MIIKDIFKEDINRPINGVVQAGQMDQNTIYTELKEYVVTTEILDNIKEFYRNYQDVYKTPSKDIGIWISGFFGSGKSHFLKILSYLLDGKRINGIEPYEFFKDKVEDEDLLRIMKNIGEKPSDALLFNLGAESATKTNQVKKETIIEVVLRMFNEHLGYSTTLWIADFERQLAMDNNYGSFCLKIEEMYDEPWQKFRIKYRSRMGKMIRALEELGYDKVSADFLVRNIHSEFSISAKELGQLIAQYCGSKGSDYRLVFLIDEVGQYIGMDNNLMLDLQNVVEEIGAAANGQAWVAITSQESIKSVANVVDTTSFSKIQGRFKTRINLSSSNTDEVLKRRLLEKSGTGTKTLETMYEPNEQLIRNRLSFDKEKTQYRSAYRSTDEFVAIYPFVPYQVELLQAVLEKIGIHGEGTSYASRGERSLLKSFQDAAIKHNYDELGTLVTMAEFYPTIRQHLESTIVQTITKAESRSINNEGLYAADVDILKVLYLIKGVDHIQATPNNIAALLLTRIDAEQNETAIKESLNRLEQTMFIEKHADGTYSFLSDEEQEINSEIRNVDINVSIIKANLAETFFSEMYDKAKFTNSKGFIFEYNKRFDNYSKSNMKYPLTMQVITGFMSTAEAALQSVEGQMVVYLNEDLVAEAEEAIRLSEQIRRYVSAKRNPSTTQAQHRIYDTKLASVDDYDRKAKELLAKACESAIFYIQMQERIFRGSFEKQVNDAFEMLVQNTYKYLEYIDEPIPMKNVTTEWKRLYEQGIQQDLLNTTGNIRAYNEVLRYLEELINLHQKPSLKEVLEKYSLVPYGWTEVDTIGILLALLHDSKLKFTITDELFSPAIAADFYTKLNRATDRDKIRVVPEIEVDPKVRRDFTGIYRKLFGRLDCGDSYQEFANALTIVMNKNFIEPLENIENRYKQAISSQYPYPEYSLVTSLKNEIIRLLQIRDPERLVRTFIEAEDDLDGSLKKLEGLISFYFKTPIERFDEAVQFLTKVQNDLAHTQSDEVKLLKKKLTDILVKSEPYKVIPLIPETIEKLQQAIEKEVVEQKQAVGKQIEQLEQKLSELQEYYSNNEAVSSLIAERMSRFTNAQQQLVVADSLIKIQMKLSELRDVTAQIQQAAKQKEDELLRVVVNPVDVTPTGTIPPLVIREKGTKVISTQILRGMLVKTEIQTQSELDDLLAELKQQLLKELKDNTLKFDL
- a CDS encoding BREX protein BrxB domain-containing protein, which produces MEILTIYKRLEQLEARIHQEGFTTPTGIGSEIPHFVFDYPAEDELIVRIYIEGLLKRTPLNIKEINLFEFLLALFEDDLEDLKEMANEEGVEELLLAIQPVLEDRHLLIDTFIENVGEADLVFITGVGTVHPFIRSSHLLKKLSNNAYRTPLILFYPGYFSGLDLRLFSRFNHEDEYQITRIS
- a CDS encoding BrxA family protein; the protein is MEYSAGITSERWYQQDIEYVLTLLEQGLNRNEIREIVLNKNPFLVKSESALQKRFQLAFKRAISLSDELRSLYLKGTKYDQKALILYTLLKTNRFAYENFYELVVYRYQHKNKQLTLAHMNFYMEDKEQQSDKIASWSIVSKKKINNTLLLLYRMSGIIDLNKDAYTIAPLHVSSQLKEYALKKDSLLASIITLEVGGNIDDL
- a CDS encoding helix-turn-helix domain-containing protein, whose product is MQNNNKEFPNEWMDLKTAAAYLNISYKTLMTFRPMGLEIAEIGRLRRVSKTALDEFMRQNSF
- a CDS encoding tyrosine-type recombinase/integrase, coding for MTIQSKFNPAIKSYNLKDGSTLYRFTAYLGVDQLTGKDKIVTRSKFPTPKQAQIALDKLKYEFNNGQVPENNRKSFVDVHKEWDVLYKDSGIVMSTYSKTEGYFKNHILPYFGDMKVAKITVRHCEDFGLQLSKKLKYFHHIINYASDVMDAAVRYKYINSNPFKSAKIPNEQVQEQIDNYLDIKDFKTLLDYCKKLDLKSYALLRLLMFTGMRKGELTPLTWSDIDFSEQTLDIYEAFSYSKYNKGNNIGVPKGKLSRIIVLDEKTLDVLKEWQQEQKKLFVQIGIPIKSPDQQLVFSNSVNNFIKQDYSNQLLHKAIKVLNIKFITVHGLRHIHATQLTEAEASSIGIQQRLGHVRKKNTTELFYIHVTKKVKFNTLNSLLAYLGENDIY
- a CDS encoding site-specific integrase; its protein translation is MTTIKIYTLKNNEKRYKFHVYIGVDPLTGKEKTTTRSGFKTKREAKVALAQIQQEIRNGTFRKQSAESYLDVYKLWMEQYENTVEDSTLLKTERIFKNHILPSFGDYKIAKIDAAICQKHVNQWAKKLQRFRMIKNYAALVIKYAIKHGLIDKNPFDLVEMPVIKLKINLDDEEDEYENFYTREQLIQFLQCVEQGNNLKRFALFHLLAFSGMRKGEAFALQWKDIDFDAQEIRITKAVKRGKLGLYLGPTKNGESRTIKIDEKTFDLLKQWKIEQAEVYKSKGFNTNTKKQLVFSNEQNVLLDPNKTVQWLSTVFQKHNLEYITTHGLRHTHCSLLFEAGATIKEVQYRLGHKDVKTTLEVYAHVTKKAKAETINKFTNFMTTPEKE
- the smpB gene encoding SsrA-binding protein SmpB produces the protein MAKGTGKVLAQNKKASHDYFIEETIEAGMVLTGTEIKSVRGAHVQLKESYVSIRDGEAWIRNMHISAFDQGNRFNHDPLRERKLLLHKKQINELIGAVKRDGYTIVPLKIYIKDGYAKLLIGLAKGKKDYDKRNDMKKKEAKRDMERAFKERQL